One stretch of Arachis duranensis cultivar V14167 chromosome 1, aradu.V14167.gnm2.J7QH, whole genome shotgun sequence DNA includes these proteins:
- the LOC107463080 gene encoding cytochrome P450 71D10, with amino-acid sequence MEFVLHYLSSNSTLSFFLFLFTAVFIIFSRSKPKPQNSKLPPGPSKLPFIGNIHQLSSMPHRGLTKLSQEYGPLMHIKLGSLSTIVVSSPEMAKEVMRTHDIIFANRPHNLAIDVITYGSKGMSFSPYGSYWRQMRKICTFELLTPKRVESFRSIREQEASNLVKDLSSNHGSIINFSKVIYSVSYGLTSRVAFGEKSTDQEAFIQVMKDVLKVVSGFSLADLYPSIGVLSVVTGLRSKAERIHQEVDRILEKIVRNHKERKEMNEKSTEDIVDVLLKLQKQSNLEHPLSDNVIKATILDIFAAGSGTSAKTLEWSMSELIKNPSVMERAQAEVRRVFDSRGCVDEANLHELHYLKSVIKETLRLHAPVPLLLPRECSEKCEINGYEIPAKSRVVVNAWGIGRDPRYWKEAEKFDPERFIDGSVDFKGADFEFIPFGAGRRICPGITFGVASVELILANLLFHFDWKIPNGEKHEDLDMSESFGLSVRRKHDLYLIPSVIKPLVPKI; translated from the exons ATGGAGTTTGTTCTCCACTAtctttcttcaaattcaaccttgtccttctttcttttcttgttcacgGCAGTGTTTATCATATTTTCAAGATCAAAACCGAAgccacaaaactcaaaattgcCACCAGGACCATCTAAACTACCCTTCATAGGAAACATACACCAACTTAGTTCTATGCCTCACCGTGGCCTAACAAAATTATCACAAGAATATGGCCCTCTTATGCACATAAAACTAGGCTCACTCTCAACCATAGTTGTTTCTTCACCTGAAATGGCCAAAGAAGTTATGAGAACTCATGACATAATATTTGCAAATAGGCCTCACAATCTAGCTATTGATGTTATAACATATGGTTCTAAGGGAATGAGTTTTTCACCTTATGGAAGCTATTGGAGGCAGATGAGGAAGATTTGTACTTTTGAGCTATTAACACCGAAGCGAGTCGAATCGTTTCGATCAATCAGGGAACAAGAAGCATCGAATCTTGTTAAGGATTTAAGTTCCAATCATGGGTCTATCATTAATTTCAGCAAAGTTATATATTCTGTGTCATATGGATTAACATCAAGAGTGGCCTTTGGGGAAAAGTCAACGGATCAAGAAGCGTTCATACAAGTTATGAAGGATGTGTTGAAAGTTGTTTCTGGTTTCTCTTTGGCTGATTTGTATCCTTCAATTGGAGTGCTTAGTGTTGTGACAGGGTTAAGATCAAAAGCAGAGAGGATTCATCAAGAAGTGGATAGGATCCTCGAGAAGATTGTGAGAAATCACAAGGAAAGAAAGGAAATGAATGAGAAGTCAACGGAGGATATTGTTGATGTCTTATTAAAGCTTCAGAAGCAGAGCAACCTTGAGCACCCTCTATCTGACAATGTTATCAAAGCAACAATTTTG GACATCTTTGCTGCGGGAAGCGGCACCTCAGCGAAAACATTAGAGTGGTCGATGTCAGAACTTATCAAGAACCCAAGCGTGATGGAAAGAGCACAAGCTGAGGTAAGAAGAGTCTTTGATTCAAGAGGGTGTGTCGACGAAGCCAACCTCCATGAACTCCACTACTTAAAATCAGTAATCAAAGAAACACTACGCCTCCATGCTCCTGTTCCTTTATTACTTCCAAGAGAATGCAGCGAGAAATGTGAAATCAATGGTTATGAAATCCCGGCTAAGAGCAGGGTCGTTGTTAATGCTTGGGGAATTGGGAGGGACCCAAGATACTGGAAGGAAGCTGAGAAGTTTGATCCAGAAAGGTTCATTGATGGTTCTGTTGATTTCAAAGGTGCAGATTTTGAGTTCATTCCATTTGGTGCTGGGAGAAGGATTTGTCCTGGAATCACATTTGGGGTTGCTAGTGTTGAACTCATACTTGCAAATTTGCTTTTTCATTTTGATTGGAAGATTCCAAATGGCGAGAAGCATGAAGATCTTGACATGTCTGAATCATTTGGATTGTCCGTTAGAAGAAAACATGATTTGTACTTGATTCCTTCGGTTATAAAACCACTCGTCCCAAAAATTTaa
- the LOC107463169 gene encoding uncharacterized protein LOC107463169 translates to MSLRSQTPKTVSVSLRGASAAQTNKNDTHNNQNDTPIPTLVSELRATITRDFDRVERALLERESRLIVAIQQKEKEIASLKVKDCIQSLDKLNPESHLREFRNGGANVKKEENVGSDSSVAGKCMHCLEMKDELEKEKDVSESLRDRNMQLEFEKSELLEEKKKWDDQRGFVEDLMKRIIELEAEKCGLLEEKKKWDADKSGIDGLRKEESHGAHEAYRKRKFIELCERVSRLKRETAEDDKLISLDDNGDADDGDGSNTEENKTVQIDDSVEKDSVERNENVGHSSRDSTILIIPSKDGLGVTAASEIEPDLRRDYEDTLYRLDKVEHIAGRLEQLPARVLRTRRRIPTRPSELVRPLLRRAGFEHVAFILQFEHDYALVSALVERWRPETHTFHLPCGEMSITLQDVAYQLGLRISGDPVSGCMAGWELFYEGRSIVDICQQLLGAVPGPADRQKWNINLSWFRETVCGNLEEDATPERLLQYTRGYIMQLIGGFLFPDQSNTRVHLRWLPLLEDLDQCGQLSWGSAVLAFLYRMLCRGTCYTQHNMGGCMSLLLSWAYHRIPSCRPQGFDQRRFPLVERWVGYEQRNDSEEFRLRWWRRLLNNLDIHNVEWIPYADPDIQHILPPIVFEGEESWNAVCPLLCFSIVEWHQVDRVVRQLSGLQHIPTRPLNIDEMHVHNGRFGRNEWYPDYLSGWYDMWRDRGLSRVRIYHSIDLRPSQKYIQWYLGWAHLVLVGHGDQQDPIAGHIPPDLSDYTPHAPEIRQPKDGDLPELHPGGGRQLRRVRRNAKHRHEAHLRE, encoded by the exons ATGTCTCTCCGATCCCAAACCCCAAAAACCGTTTCGGTCTCATTGCGAGGGGCTTCGGCTGCTCAAACCAACAAAAACGACACTCACAACAACCAAAACGACACCCCCATCCCCACCCTCGTGTCCGAGTTGCGAGCCACCATCACTCGCGATTTTGACCGAGTCGAACGCGCCTTGCTCGAAAGGGAATCACGTCTCATCGTGGCGATTCAACAGAAGGAAAAGGAAATCGCGTCCCTCAAAGTGAAAGACTGTATCCAAAGCTTGGATAAGTTGAACCCCGAATCACATCTCAGGGAGTTCAGAAATGGAGGAGCAAATGTTAAGAAAGAGGAGAATGTCGGTTCTGATTCGAGCGTTGCTGGAAAGTGCATGCATTGTTTGGAGATGAAGGACGAATTGGAGAAAGAAAAGGATGTGAGTGAGTCTCTTAGGGATAGGAACATGCAGTTGGAGTTTGAAAAGTCTGAGCTcttagaagagaagaagaaatgggaTGATCAGAGAGGTTTTGTTGAGGATCTTATGAAGAGGATCATTGAATTGGAAGCTGAGAAGTGCGGATTAttggaagagaaaaagaaatgggATGCTGACAAGAGtgggattgatggattgaggAAGGAGGAGAGCCATGGCGCCCATGAGGCGTATAGGAAGAGGAAGTTCATTGAATTGTGTGAGAGGGTTTCAAGGTTGAAGAGAGAGACTGCTGAGGATGATAAGTTGATATCTTTGGATGACAATGGAGATGCTGATGACGGTGATGGGAGCAACACTGAAGAGAATAAAACGGTTCAGATTGATGATAGTGTTGAGAAAGATTCTGTGGAAAGGAATGAAAATGTTGGTCATTCTTCAAGAGATTCAACTATACTGATCATACCAAGCAAAGATGGTCTTGGTGTAACTGCTGCTTCAG AGATAGAACCCGATTTGCGAAGAGATTACGAAGACACCTTGTACAGACTAGACAAGGTAGAGCACATTGCAGGAAGGCTTGAGCAATTG CCTGCCAGAGTCTTACGGACGCGACGACGCATACCCACGCGGCCGAGCGAGCTAGTCAGGCCGCTCCTTAGACGAGCAGGTTTTGAACATGTGGCTTTTATTCTTCAGTTCGAGCATGATTATGCGTTGGTCTCTGCATTAGTTGAGAGGTGGCGACCTGAGACACACACCTTTCATTTGCCGTGTGGGGAGATGAGTATCACTCTTCAAGACGTGGCTTATCAGTTGGGGCTTCGGATTAGTGGAGATCCTGTTAGTGGTTGCATGGCAGGCTGGGAGCTTTTTTATGAAGGACGGAGCATTGTTGACATATGTCAGCAGTTACTAGGAGCTGTACCAGGACCTGCTGATAGACAGAAATGGAACATCAACTTGTCCTGGTTCAGAGAGACTGTGTGCGGGAATTTGGAAGAGGACGCAACGCCTGAACGACTTCTTCAGTACACCAGAGGGTATATTATGCAACTTATCGGGGGATTCTTATTTCCGGATCAGTCCAACACCCGAGTTCACCTCAGGTGGCTGCCTCTTTTGGAAGACTTGGATCAATGTGGTCAGCTGAGTTGGGGTTCTGCTGTGCTTGCCTTTTTGTACCGCATGTTGTGCCGGGGAACATGTTACACGCAGCATAACATGGGTGGTTGCATGAGCTTGTTGTTATCGTGGGCTTACCATCGTATCCCCTCATGTCGCCCACAAGGATTTGACCAGCGGAGGTTTCCATTGGTTGAGAG GTGGGTTGGTTATGAGCAGCGCAATGACTCTGAAGAGTTTAGACTTCGGTGGTGGAGACGGCTTCTCAACAACCTTGATATTCATAAT GTTGAGTGGATCCCGTATGCTGACCCAGATATCCAGCATATTCTGCCACCGATTGTGTTTGAGGGTGAGGAGTCATGGAATGCCGTCTGTCCACTGTTGTGCTTTTCGATTGTAGAGTGGCATCAAGTGGATCGTGTTGTGAGGCAACTGAGTGGTTTGCAGCACATTCCTACACGTCCACTGAACATTGATGAGATGCACGTGCACAATGGACGATTTGGTAGGAACGAGTGGTACCCTGACTACTTGAGTGGTTGGTACGACATGTGGCGGGACAGGGGGCTCAGTCGGGTGCGTATTTATCACAGCATTGATCTGCGTCCCTCGCAGAAGTACATACAATGGTACCTTGGGTGGGCACATCTAGTCTTGGTTGGGCACGGTGACCAGCAGGATCCTATAGCTGGACACATACCACCTGATCTGTCAGATTACACGCCCCACGCTCCTGAGATTCGACAACCAAAGGATGGGGATTTACCAGAGTTGCATCCTGGAGGAGGGCGACAGCTTAGGAGAGTCAGACGCAATGCTAAGCACAGACACGAGGCTCACCTGAGAGAATAG